The Takifugu rubripes chromosome 16, fTakRub1.2, whole genome shotgun sequence genome contains the following window.
TTTTGTTGAAAATTTGGCGCTAAAATAAAGTAGCCAATAGCAATGCAGCTTGTTTTGGCTCCTTATGCAAACGCTGAAACGCAGCCAATGGCCGTGCCGGACGGGATCACGTGGCTCCTGGTCAGCTGGGAGGGCTAAATATACCTACACGTCATAATCGTATTTAAAAAATCACGTGAGAGTCAAACGAGTCAGTTTATCTACCTATCTTCGAGATTATTCCAAAAATATTTTATCGTAATTTGAAAGCTTTGTAAAGAGACCGAAAGTATAAATGAGTGTTCATGtaactgtttttaaaacaaagtttATATCAGTCACGTGCTGTTCACTTCCGgttcttttaaataaatatataaatccaGTAAATTCGTCATTTATTCAAATGTTAATATGCATTGTTTTTAAAACGGCTCACGTTTTATCAGTCACGTCAGGCATGCGGAGGTAAATGAGTCTGTGACAAAAGCCAGGAAACAAAGAACCACAGAAACTGTCATAATTTATTTAACTGCAAACCTGCGGCCGTCGGCTGGAGGCTCTTTTCCTTGTCGACGGGTGAGCTCGGGTTTGCAGTGatcttccacagctccagctgcgGCACCCGTTCGTACCGCAAAGCCTGTGGAAAGTCGGTCTTCAGCTTCTGCACGCTGAAGGATCTCTgatcctcctgcaggtgggTAACGCAGCGCTGGAAGTGATCGTAGGCCTCGCAGGCGACGTCGAGGGTGCACAGGCTGAAATTCATCCTCTTCTCAATGGAGACGAAGATATTGCAGAGGTGTCCGAACCTGCTGCATAGACGCGACACGGTCCGGAACAACGCATCCGTCAACTCATCGTCATAACACACGTCCGCAGCCATGATAACCGTGGTGTTTTCGTACATGTCCAGCACTTCCTCTTGTGTCCAACTAAAATCAAGATCCGCATCGATCCGTAAGTCTGTCTGGAGCCAATCCAAGTGTCTCACCTTAACCTTCCCGGACATCAGATGCCCGTTCACTGTCATGTTCGTCCTACACATGCTCAGGAGGTCCGCTCCTATGTCAGTGCTGTAGACCATTTTAGCGGCCATCGCCATGACAATGCTACTCACACCAGTCCCTGCGCCCAGTTCAACGACTGTTGCTCCCGCGAACTGAGCTGGGTCAGACAGGATAAAGTCAGCCAGTAGGAATGCTCCTCGCCATATTTGTTTTCCTACGTCACACAGGGGCGTGGCCATCGTGTGTTCAATAGTTAAGACATCCATCGAGGGTGTCTCTTCATCGTCGTAATCCTGCTGCTTTGCTCCAGAGTCGGACTGGTGCAGAATAACGGGCGAAGTCACCTCACGTTCCGGTTTACTTCTTGGGCGGTGTGGGATATCAAAGTCTCCGTCTTCATCCAGAACCGGGTTCGTGTATAGCCCTGCTGTCTCCGGCGTGTCCACTGTGTCCTCGTTTTCACCATCGTCAGTGTCTGCGGGCCTCTTCAGACGGCTGTCCTGGTCCGTTAGAAATTGGAATCTCGACCTGAACACCGGCTGTCCAACACTGTTGAGACGCGTCATTAGGTGTCTATCCGTAAGCCCGTTCCGTCTGAGCAAATGCACGTCAGACAGAACGGTGTTGGACTGTAAAATCGAGTCGTCCATCCGAATCCGACACTCTCTTCTCCCGTCTGAGCATGCGCAGTCCACTTATTCTTTGTAACCAGACTGATCCTGCAGAGCTGGCACTGCCCCCCCACGACTGGAGGGTGTACAATCGATTGAAACGTTCAGAATTCGTGAGACGTTTTAGGCTTGTACATGTTGTGATTGTTGTAAAGTTTGTCAAGTCCTCTGAATCACAGTCTTTTGAAAACGGAAATTCTTACATTAAAAAGTATTTGTGCTGCCTCAAGGCAAAAGTGGTGGACGTTGTATTTCCACATGGTAGCTGCAGTACCTACTCGGAACCTGCGGGGTCGCTGCCGCTCGCTTTTTCTCTCCCGGAAGTCGGCCAGTAAACCCCGTAGGCGGGTACCTTAGCTGGCAAAGAACTGACGTCATTACGCCACTGCGCCCCCCATCGGCAACCCGGGATTGGCTAATAGTTGTTACCGGGTGGTTCTGGAGGCAAATCTTTGTGTAACATGGCAGAACAGCTGTTTTAAAGGTTTGAACCATTTTGACCCAAGTTTTCTCGTTTCTGTGTTCCATGTTGAAAGACATGTTTATA
Protein-coding sequences here:
- the rrm2 gene encoding ribonucleoside-diphosphate reductase subunit M2 isoform X1 — translated: MDDSILQSNTVLSDVHLLRRNGLTDRHLMTRLNSVGQPVFRSRFQFLTDQDSRLKRPADTDDGENEDTVDTPETAGLYTNPVLDEDGDFDIPHRPRSKPEREVTSPVILHQSDSGAKQQDYDDEETPSMDVLTIEHTMATPLCDVGKQIWRGAFLLADFILSDPAQFAGATVVELGAGTGVSSIVMAMAAKMVYSTDIGADLLSMCRTNMTVNGHLMSGKVKVRHLDWLQTDLRIDADLDFSWTQEEVLDMYENTTVIMAADVCYDDELTDALFRTVSRLCSRFGHLCNIFVSIEKRMNFSLCTLDVACEAYDHFQRCVTHLQEDQRSFSVQKLKTDFPQALRYERVPQLELWKITANPSSPVDKEKSLQPTAAATESELDPRVGVQNRAENLG